The Topomyia yanbarensis strain Yona2022 chromosome 3, ASM3024719v1, whole genome shotgun sequence nucleotide sequence ACATATTCGTCATCGCACCTATCCACCGCCTTCTAACCATCCTTCTCCCAGCGGCTCAAACAATCTGCTCCAGTACCAGATTCTGCACCGAAACTTGCGATTCGGCCATATCGAAATCGATGGTGCTTGGTTGATTGATAAAGATTCTCACATTTTTTCGGTCCGTGAGAGGGCGGTGCTTTGAACATGATGGCACTGATTTTGACCAGCTGATTGAAGGTAATCGAAATGATCAACTGTTCGTCACAATCGGACACCAGATGACCAGCGCTGGAACTGAGCGCATTCACAATCGGGTGGTCGTTCGATTCGTTCAAACATTCGCACTGGTTCTTCTGGATGAAGGTGTTCAAGTCCAACATTCCATGACCGTAATCTTCTCCAGATTCATACAAGCTGGCGACGTAATGTTTCTGTATTTTGGCTTCAAGTCCATTAATGTCTGCACCCTGCATCCTGTCAATCTTTGTTCTGGCTCGGTAGAAAATAAACATTGGCATGGTCGACATGCCCTGGGACGGCGCCGTTTCGGTACATCTGTCGACGTCCACCTTGAGAAATTTATATTTGGATATTTCGCCGGAATCTGATCGAACAACTGCGATATGTTTCGGCACGGTTCACACCAAGCTGCGGAAAAATCCACAACGACCAATTTTCCTCCTGCTGCGGCTAGTTCGGTTTGGAAGTGGTGATCGGTGATTGCTTTAACAGCCATGCTGTATGGTTTCTTGCGCTGCTATCGTTTAGATAAAGATTCTAGTTACAGGGCCACTATTTTACCCGGAGAAATTAACTACTTAATTAACTTTTAACGTTATGCACTTTACTCCTCACAAAATTTAACTAATCGAGAATGACGAGAGATGAACGATGAAAGATgattacgaaaacttctcttagatgaacgaaatgaattcgtgcgaccgacgagattgttcgtaatatacacaaatgtttattaacataagcaaaacatttcgtttcattcacgaaaagtaatgtcgttttcaacgacaacattcgtgcaatgtacactaaataagtaaaatttacgaaaactttcgttcatcaagcggccatttcttcacaccacagtaaaatcgatttggctacatcgatttttttaaattaaaaaaaaatcgaagtttTCAAACATCGaccccaaaagatcgactgaaaacaataagaggctaataaatacgaaacagaatgaattcatgcgaccaacgaagtcgttcgtaatatacgcaaacatttattgaaacaaacgaatcatttcatttcattcgtacCATGTCCActagataagtaaaatttactaaaacttgtgttcatcaagcgtccatttcatcacaccacaatctttctagtcctcaatacaggtgagcaggttgaaataaaatcgattttgccagatcgattcttttagttagttaaaaaaatcgttgtcgtcagacatcgatcctaaaatatcgattgcaaaaataatgaatacgaaaactttcctaagatgaacgaaataaattcgtgtgagtaatgaaatcgttcgtattatacacaaacgtttattgaaataaacgaaacatttcgtttcattcacgaaaattagtgtcgttatcaacgattacatttgTGCAGTTTACATTagatgtgtaaaatttacgaacgccttcgttcaccaagcggccattctttttcatgaaataaacgaaacttactagttacaatgcacgaaagtacttcgttgcagaaaacaacgaatgaattcgtgcattgtatgatcgatttaattatatttacgaaGTTATATTGTCAGTGTAGGTAGAACATATTAGCAGTAGTTTTAAAAGGAATGTATGTACATTCGGCTGAGCTTCATATTCACACAGATAAATTGGGCAAATGTTGTAACGTAAATACAACCGGAATGTGTAATTGAGGAGAAATTGAAGGCGATTACGGCCACGATTACGAGCCGAAGACTCATTAACACCACGACAACTAGGAGTTATTTATGCTCGGTGGAGCATCGGAAAATAGTAGGTGACAGCATGAGTCACGTTAGAATAGAGAAGAGGGGTATATTACGTACCGAGGACTTAGGAGTAATAAGGAAAGAGATTGttagtaagtgtaatttttgcTGATATAAGCAAAAATTCTACTATATAAACTTTAGAAAAATTTAGAGTCGGCTGGCTTTTTGCTGACCTTTAAAAGAGTTTTATTGTGTTTTCCTTCTTCGGCTCCGTAAGTTGTTGCTCCAGGGCGCTtcacaagttatattcaaactcaatgggatctttttttctggagaacgatatcacagaacatttcgccggattcacaatcattcggttgttttcatctgctgaaagtgtcaaattgcttctgcaaataaagtgcgtccgttcggttcttaattctgttgaaaatatttatgtcATCTGCATTCGACGACCGTggccctttcagctgatagtttacatcgttgaaatagagagtgaatatgaatggtccgagatggcttccttgcggAGTACTGCTCGTTGAggagaacagtttggagtatgcaacacctatgttcacactgagttgacggtCAACGagatataacatcagtttgttgatacgcatcgaacccttcggacacaaaaaaggttagagatagtagattcgttGTCGTCGATCGGTTCGGCATGATtccgtgttggtctttagaaatatattccttacatTGAAAAAACACTGcctccaccacgactaactcaaagagcttgaaaatggcacagagcgtagaaattcctcgataattgtcaatgttcctcTTATCATGATGAATAGACAAATCACGGCCAGGCACAAATATCCAACCAACATGGTGAACGTGTCATTTGAACCTgttgctactgattcctgatggcTCTTTCAGTTAGTTTCATCATGTTCAATCGTTCACTCACTGATGGAATGTTTTCTACCGTGTCGAAAGAAGCTGCAATCGTTCCTATACGTAAAGCTGGAAACATTAACAACGTCGAgaggtagggtgatgagcctattttcaccatactaagcaaggtacCTAATTAATTCGgcaatttcttgccttacaattaatggaatgcgtaaaaattgacatcaaccgctttgcttcgttgttgagaaccaatataataacacaaatgcattgaaaacagtaaacttctcgtgtttgagcacaaagaaaactcgaatcgagtgcccctattgttgcgctaccatttgactcaatgcgttgaacaaagatggcagacactactctaaccaacggcttcaaatgggtagggtgataatagaaacatggcgcaaataggctcatcaccctatcttAGTATTAAACTGTCTAGCTAAACTAGTCTACAATGTTATGTACGTAGTTGCTTTTCACTTAATCTCGGAATATCAGCTTGAATTTGTCATGAAGCGATCTACTACATCTAACCTAATGATTTATAGCTTTTTTGCCATATTGTCATCAGATGGATtcatttcaatattaattcttcaaaagggttaaaaagatttttgtaaacGAACTTGTTTTGCTAATTAATGCGAAGCGAatgaaatttgataaaaatgcaCATTAATCTACTcctttacccttcgtagaagcgatttcgaatgttttctgtgttgaaattctAACAAATcaggagaaatcagcaaaagtttgtttacaaatcttattagcccttttcaaaagttaataTGAAATAAATATCAAATTTTCAAAGGCCCTAAAAAAGTATTTCGAAACATCGCAATTCGGAAACTACAGTAGCTGGGATTTGCTGTCCTATCTCCAGATCGCTCCACGATTGTTAGGATAAATAATAAGTGGTCAAGCATATTCAATAAGCCCAGCGAACAGTGGTTGCAGTCCGTAGGGGAGGCGGTCATAAATATATGAAATACAAATTATGGCACGATAGTACAGTTCATAAATAAATGTTGGGTCGCTGAATTTcgcattaaaaaatcgattatatcCGCCTATCAGTGTGATATAGCCTTTCTTATTACACTAAtcatttacattaatttttttaacattttgtagAGTATCAAATAGTACTTGTTTTGAAGagcttgtaaaaaaaaattcatggtttttcattaaaaattcttGAAGTGGGGTGCGCCGTTTGCCTGATACTTCAAATATTCCGTACCGACATGTGTTTCAAAAAGTAGCGCccaataaattaatataacgTAAGTTATAATGAACCGATCGATAAGAAATTTTgggaaaataataattaagccaaatgatttcaaaatctgAAGTAACGataatataacaaaatttgacaaTATGAAATAAAGCTTTTCGTCTGAATTATATCGTAAAACATATACAACATCTTAGATTCTCTAGGTATTCTGGGCGCAGAAATGCGCAGCTGAAGTCTAGTTTAAGTGAAATTTGTATAGTCAAAAgaccattttaaaaaataattcgcAAAAGTTAGTTAAGGCCATGTTCAATATTTGTAGTTAAATTCTACGATTAAATATATTAATAAACCCATTTTTCTGCTCTCCATATTCTCCAAAACCCGATAATTATTGTTTAATACCAGTTAATAGTAATGTCTGATAAAAATACTAATATGGATAATTACagttcgacaaaaaaaaattagtcgATTCTATTCGTTATCTGGGAGTTCTCTGTGATTGTAAATTGAATTGTTCTGACCCTATCACGGCAACAAGCACCAAAGTATTTGGAATACTAGGCTTTTTAAAACGGAATGATGCATGCTATCTACGCCCTAAAGTCTCTTTAC carries:
- the LOC131687910 gene encoding thioredoxin-like protein 1 — protein: MAVKAITDHHFQTELAAAGGKLVVVDFSAAWCEPCRNISQLCTETAPSQGMSTMPMFIFYRARTKIDRMQGADINGLEAKIQKHYVASLYESGEDYGHGMLDLNTFIQKNQCECLNESNDHPIVNALSSSAGHLVSDCDEQLIISITFNQLVKISAIMFKAPPSHGPKKCENLYQSTKHHRFRYGRIASFGAESGTGADCLSRWEKDG